The Iamia sp. SCSIO 61187 genomic sequence TCTCGCTGCGGGCGTACACGGCGTCGATCCTGTCCCAGGCGACGGGCGTCGGTCTCCGGCTCGGGACCCTCACGATGGCCTCGGGCGTGATCGTCCCGCCCCTCGTCGCCGCCGCCTCGGTCGGCCTCACGACCTGGCTGCTCACCCGCGCCGACGTGGACTGAAGAGCGAGCGTCGAGCGAACTGGTAGCCAGGGTCGATGACCACGGCCGCCGAGGTGGACGACGCACCGGCGTCGGCCCGGGCGATCCTCCGGCTGGCCGTGCCGGCGCTGGGGGCGCTGGCGGCCGAGCCGCTCTACGTCCTGGCCGACACCGCCATCGTCGGCCACCTCGGCACCCCCCAGCTCGGCGGGCTGGGCGTGGCGTCGACGATCCTGCTCACCGGCTACACCGTCTTCATCTTCCTCGCCTACGGGACGACGGGGGCGGTGGCCCGACGGATGGGCGCCGGGGACGAGCGGGGGGCGACCCACCTCGCCGTGCAGGGCCTGTGGCTGGCCGCCGGCCTCGCCCTCGTGTCGGCGGCGGTGCTGTGGGTCCTCGGCCCGCCGCTGATCGACCTGCTCGGGGCGGACCACGAGGTGGCCGGCCACGCCCGGGTCTACCTCCGCATCTCGCTGCTCGGCCTCCCCGGCCTGCTCGTCACCATGGCCGGGACCGGCTACCTCCGGGGCATCCAGGACGCCCGGACGCCCCTCGTGGTGGCGGTGTCGACGTCCATCGCCAACATCGCCATCCAGGTGGTGCTGATCGAGGGCTTCGACCGGGGCATCGGCGCCTCGGCCCTGTCGACGGTCGTGGCCCAGACCGCCGGCGCTGCGGTCTACCTGGCCAAGGTCGTCGGCGGCGCCCGCCGCACCGGCGCCGGTCTGCGGCCGGACCGGGTCGCGCTGCGGCGGCTGGCGACGATCGGCCGCGACCTCCTCATCCGCACCGCCGCCCTGCGGCTGGCGCTGGGGGGCGGGACGGTGGTCGCGGCCCGGCTCGGCGTCGTGCCCCTCGCCGCCCACCAGGTCGCCTTCGAGGTGCTGACGTTCCTGTCCCTGTCCCTCGACGCCCTCGCCATCGCCGGCCAGTCGCTGGTGGGCACCGACCTCGGCGCCGGGGCCGCGGCCCGGGCCCGGGCCACGGGCCGGCGCATCCTGGTGTGGGCCGCCGGCGCCGGGATCGTCACGGGGGTGGCCATCACCGCGGTCCGCCACCCGCTCGCCGGGGTGTTCACCGACGACGGCGCCGTCGAGGCCCTGAGTGCCGACCTCCTGCTGTGGGTCGCCCTGTTCCAGGTCCCGGCAGGCGTGGTCTACGCCCTCGACGGCATCCTCATCGGCGCCGGTGACCTCCGCTTCCTCGCCCGGGCGTCGGTCGGCGTCACGGCCGTCTTCCTGCCGTGCGCCGTCGCCGTCGCCGTGACCGACGCCGGGATCGGGTGGCTGTGGGCCGCCCTCGGTCTGATGTTCCTCACCCGCCTCGTGCCCCTCCTCCGCCGGTTCCAGCGGGGCGCGTGGGCCGTCCTCGGCGCCGACCACCCGTGACCCACCCCCACCCCTCGCCCCGCCCCCGGACCGGGATGGGGGTCAGAACATGGTGGCGCAGTGCGGGGCCCGCTCGGCCCGGAACAGGGTGTCGGCCACGGCCAGGGCGCCGGGACGCTCCTCGGTGATGCGCCCGGCGCGGGCCAGCGTCGTCGGCGGCACGCCGCCGAGGGCGAGGGCGCCCAGCTCCTCGGCCCCCAGGACCAGGTCCGCCGGCGCCTCGCTGGGCGTCACCGTCCCGGACCCGTCGGGGTCGGCGGCGACGACGAAGCGGCCCCCGGACGCGGGCCGGAAGGGGTCGACCACCTCGAGCACCACCTCACCGGCACCGCCCCAGCGGCGCGGGCCGAGGGCGGCGGCGACGTCGAGGATGCGGAGCCACAGCCAGTCGGTCAGCTCCGAGGTGCGCACCCGACGGGGGTCGGCCACGGCCCACGGCAGCGGGTCGTCGACGGCGACGTGGAGGGCGTCGACCTCGACCGAGAGGTCGACGTCGACCAGCCCCCGCCACAGCGCCAGCTGCACCGCGTCGTCGACGGCGGCGACCTCGCGGGCGACCACCCGGCTGGCCGGCAGCCGGTCCGGCCACGCCTCGACCACGCGGAACGTGGCCCACCCGTCGACCGCCCCCCGGTCGTCGTGGTGGGCCAGCACGTAGAGGGCGCTGGCGCCGTCGCGCCGGTCCGGCCGGTCGAGGAAGACGTGCGTCTCCCACCACGCCGGGCTGCGCCGGACCCACCCCGGGCGGGCCGGGCGGATGCGCTCGTAGACCTCGGGGAGGGCGGCGCGGGCCTCGTCGATCGTCATCACGCGGAGCCGACCGCCGGCGACCGGGGCATCGGGGCGGAACCGGGCATGGCCGACGGCGAGCCGCTGGCGCACCCCGCGGGTGGCGAGCCCGTAGCCGAAGCGCCCGTAGATGACGGACTCCGAGGCGGTGAGGATGGCGACCGGCTCCGGACCGGCGGCGACGTCGTCGAGCTGCCGGCGCATCAGCTCGGTGAGGATGCCGCGACGCTTGTGGGTCGACGCCACGCCCACCATGGTCACCCCCGCGGCGGCGACGGCCGCGCCCCCGGGCAGCGTGAGGTCCATGGTGAAGGCGCCCGTCCCGCCGACCCAGTCGTCGCCGTCGAGGGCGCCGATGCTCCGGGCCGGCTCCCACAGCACCCGCTCGTCGTCGAGGGTGTGCGGCTCGGGGGCGGGATCGCCGAAGCCCCGCAGCACGGGTCGCATGAAGGCCTCGAGCTCGTCGGGCTCGGGGACGCGGTAGGTCAGCGGCACCCGGTCAGCATGGCCCCCGGACCCCTGCGCCGCGGCCCGAGTTCCGGGAGCGGTCGGACCTCAGAGGCAGTCTTCGACGACGGACTGGATCTCCGGGGGGAGGTCGGTGATCCCCGCCGTCCCGAGCGCGGCCAGCTCGTCCTCGGTGTAGGTGTCCTCCAGGCCGTCCACGATGCAGCCGCACTGCTCCTCGGTGGCCCCGCTGCCGGTGCAGCCGGTGACGAAGGCCTCGCGGGTCTCCTCCGAGAAGCCGCCGGTCGGTTCGGTCGGCGGGGCGACCGTCTCGGCCGACACCTCGGGGTCGGTGTCCTCGGACGCCTCCTCCTCGGTGCCGGCCGAGGCGCCGTCGGGCTGACGGTCGGAGGCCGACGAGTCGCCCCCGCTGGCGGCGGCGGCCACGGCGATGATGACGGCCACGATCACGAGGGCGACGACGGCCACGATGGCGACGATCTTGCCGCCGTTGCTGCCCTCGTCGTGGGCCTGGCCGTACCCGTAGGCCCCGGTCTGGGGGCCGTAGGTGCCGCTCTGGGGCGAGGGGTTGTAGCCGGTGGCCGGCCCGTAGCCCCCGGTCGACGGGTCGTAGGCCCCGGACTGCTGGCCGTAGGCGGTCTGGGGCGCCGGGGTACCCGCGCCCCAGGCCTGCTGGGGCTGCGGGGGCGGCGTGTAGGACGCCTGCTGGCCGTAGGCCGGCTGCGGCGGCGGGGTGGTGGTCGACGGCGCCGGAGCGGGCGAGGCCGGGGCCGAGGGGGCGCTGGCCCCCGCCGAGAGGGCCGCCGCCCCGGCGGCGATCGCCGCCTCGGGCAGACCGGGCTCCATGTCGGGATCGGTGTGCAGCGGCGCCGAGGCGATGCCGTGCTGCTCCTGGATGTACTGGGCCCACTGGGCCACCTCGAGCGCCGACCCCGGCCGCTTCTCGGGGTCCTTGTCCATCAGGGTGTGGATCAGGAGGGCGAGGTCGGCGGGGATGTCGTGGTCGTCGAGCGGCGGCGGGTCCTCGGTGTTGACCCGGTACATGATCGCCACGACCGACTCGTCGGCCTCCTTGACGAACGGGGTCTTCCCGGTGGCGACGGCGCAGAGCATGGCGCCGAGGGCGTAGATGTCGCTCGCGCTCGAGGCCCGGGCGCCCCGGAGGACCTCGGGGGCGGTGTAGGCGACGGTGCCGGTGATGACGCCGGTGGCGGTGCGCTGGGTGTCGCCGAAGCGGGCGATCCCGAAGTCGGCCAGCTTGTAGTCGCCGATGCGGGACGTGAGGACGTTGGCCGGCTTGATGTCGCGGTGGAGGATCCCGGCCTGGTGGGCGGCGCCGAGGGCGTCGCACATCTGCACCGTGACCCGCAGGACCTCCTCCCACGGGGCCGGGCCGTGGTCGGCCAGCTTGGCCTGGAGCGAGCCGGACGGCAGGTTCTCCATGGCCAGGAAGGGCAGGCCCTCCTCGGTCTGGCCGGCGTCGTACACGGTGACGACGTGGGGGTGCCACGACAGCGACCCGATGGCCTGGCACTCGGCCTCGAACCGCCGCTTGGCGTCCTCGTCGGAGGGGTCGACGTTGGTCAGCACCTTGAGGGCCACGGTGCGACGGAGCTTGGGCTGGCTGGCCCGGTACACCACCGCGAAGCCACCCCGCCCCAGCTCCCGCTCGACCTCGTACCCGGGGATCACCACGCCTCCCTTGGAGAGGCTCGGTCCGTCACTCATCTCGTGACCCTTCCATCAGTCCGGGGCGATGCTAGGCGTCACCCCGCCGCCCGCCGAGCCTTCACCCCGTGGTCGGGACCCCCACCCCGCTCCGGGAACCTCGAGGACCGCGACGTGGCCGGCACGGCGTGGTCCTCCGCCACGGATGGTGCCAGGCACCATCCGTGGCGGGCTACAGGCCGGCCTTGGTGCGGAGGAGGGCGGTGACGGCCTTGCCGTCGGCCTGGCCCTTGCTGGCCCGCATGACCTGGCCGACGAAGAACCCGGTGAGCTTGCCCTGGGCCTTGGCGTCGCCGGTGCGGAACTGCTCCCACTCGTCGGCGTGGCCGGCGATCACCTCGTCGACCATGGCCTCGAGGGCGCCGGTGTCCATGGCCTCGTACCCCTTGGCCGCGGCGATCTCCTCGGGGGTGGCGTCGGAGGTCAGCATCTCGGCCAGGACGGCCTTGGCCTGGGTGGCGGTCAGGGCGCCGGAGGTCTCCAGGGCGATGAGGGCAGCGAGCCGCTCCGGGGCCAGGTCGGCCCCGCCCTCGACCGACAGGTTCTGGCTGACGTGGACGAGCACCCGCGCCGGGTCGGCCCCGGCGGCGATGGCGCCGTGGGCCTGGGCGTCCTGGTCGCGCTCGACGATCAGGGCGACGGTCTCGTCCGGGAGGGTCACGCCGGTGGCCTCGGCCAGCGCCGTGCGCCGGGCCGCCGGCATGGGC encodes the following:
- a CDS encoding MATE family efflux transporter, which encodes MTTAAEVDDAPASARAILRLAVPALGALAAEPLYVLADTAIVGHLGTPQLGGLGVASTILLTGYTVFIFLAYGTTGAVARRMGAGDERGATHLAVQGLWLAAGLALVSAAVLWVLGPPLIDLLGADHEVAGHARVYLRISLLGLPGLLVTMAGTGYLRGIQDARTPLVVAVSTSIANIAIQVVLIEGFDRGIGASALSTVVAQTAGAAVYLAKVVGGARRTGAGLRPDRVALRRLATIGRDLLIRTAALRLALGGGTVVAARLGVVPLAAHQVAFEVLTFLSLSLDALAIAGQSLVGTDLGAGAAARARATGRRILVWAAGAGIVTGVAITAVRHPLAGVFTDDGAVEALSADLLLWVALFQVPAGVVYALDGILIGAGDLRFLARASVGVTAVFLPCAVAVAVTDAGIGWLWAALGLMFLTRLVPLLRRFQRGAWAVLGADHP
- a CDS encoding serine/threonine-protein kinase, giving the protein MSDGPSLSKGGVVIPGYEVERELGRGGFAVVYRASQPKLRRTVALKVLTNVDPSDEDAKRRFEAECQAIGSLSWHPHVVTVYDAGQTEEGLPFLAMENLPSGSLQAKLADHGPAPWEEVLRVTVQMCDALGAAHQAGILHRDIKPANVLTSRIGDYKLADFGIARFGDTQRTATGVITGTVAYTAPEVLRGARASSASDIYALGAMLCAVATGKTPFVKEADESVVAIMYRVNTEDPPPLDDHDIPADLALLIHTLMDKDPEKRPGSALEVAQWAQYIQEQHGIASAPLHTDPDMEPGLPEAAIAAGAAALSAGASAPSAPASPAPAPSTTTPPPQPAYGQQASYTPPPQPQQAWGAGTPAPQTAYGQQSGAYDPSTGGYGPATGYNPSPQSGTYGPQTGAYGYGQAHDEGSNGGKIVAIVAVVALVIVAVIIAVAAAASGGDSSASDRQPDGASAGTEEEASEDTDPEVSAETVAPPTEPTGGFSEETREAFVTGCTGSGATEEQCGCIVDGLEDTYTEDELAALGTAGITDLPPEIQSVVEDCL
- a CDS encoding GNAT family N-acetyltransferase gives rise to the protein MPLTYRVPEPDELEAFMRPVLRGFGDPAPEPHTLDDERVLWEPARSIGALDGDDWVGGTGAFTMDLTLPGGAAVAAAGVTMVGVASTHKRRGILTELMRRQLDDVAAGPEPVAILTASESVIYGRFGYGLATRGVRQRLAVGHARFRPDAPVAGGRLRVMTIDEARAALPEVYERIRPARPGWVRRSPAWWETHVFLDRPDRRDGASALYVLAHHDDRGAVDGWATFRVVEAWPDRLPASRVVAREVAAVDDAVQLALWRGLVDVDLSVEVDALHVAVDDPLPWAVADPRRVRTSELTDWLWLRILDVAAALGPRRWGGAGEVVLEVVDPFRPASGGRFVVAADPDGSGTVTPSEAPADLVLGAEELGALALGGVPPTTLARAGRITEERPGALAVADTLFRAERAPHCATMF